Proteins encoded in a region of the Raphanus sativus cultivar WK10039 chromosome 8, ASM80110v3, whole genome shotgun sequence genome:
- the LOC108823080 gene encoding proteasome subunit alpha type-1-B: MFRNQYDTDVTTWSPTGRLFQVEYAMEAVKQGSAAIGLRSRSHVVLASVNKAQSELSSHQRKIFKVDDHIGVAIAGLTADGRVLSRYMRSESINHSFTYESPLPVGRLVVRLADKAQVCTQRSWKRPYGVGLLVGGLDESGAHLYYNCPSGNYFEYQAFAIGSRSQAAKTYLERRFESFNESSREDLIKDAILAIRETLQGETLKSSLCTVSVLGVDEPFHFLDQESIQKVIDTFEKVPEEEEDGGDGEAEAEAASAAPAEQGGAGDQDVAPMEM, translated from the exons ATGTTCAGGAACCAGTACGACACAGACGTAACAACATGGAGTCCCACTGGTCGTCTTTTCCAAGTAGAGTACGCCATGGAAGCCGTCAAGCAAGGCTCCGCCGCGATCGGACTCAGATCTCGCTCCCATGTAGTCCTCGCCTCTGTCAATAAAGCCCAATCCGAGCTCTCTTCTCACCAGAGAAAGATCTTCAAAGTCGATGACCACATCGGTGTCGCCATCGCTGGTCTCACCGCCGATGGCCGTGTTCTGTCTCGTTACATGAGATCTGAATCCATCAATCACTCTTTCACCTACGAGTCTCCTCTCCCCGTTGGCCGTCTCGTGGTTCGTCTTGCTGATAAGGCCCAG GTATGTACCCAACGGTCATGGAAACGACCTTATGGTGTGGGTTTGCTGGTTGGTGGACTGGACGAGTCAGGAGCCCATCTCTACTACAACTGCCCCAGCGGAAACTACTTTGAATATCAAGCTTTCGCTATTGGTTCTCGTTCACAAGCTGCGAAAACTTATCTGGAACGGAGATTCGAGAGCTTCAATGAGTCATCAAGAGAAGATTTGATAAAAGATGCTATTTTGGCCATAAGGGAAACTTTGCAAGGAGAGACACTCAAGAGCTCGCTCTGCACGGTTTCTGTTCTAGGAGTCGATGAACCGTTCCATTTCTTGGACCAGGAAAGCATACAGAAGGTGATTGATACGTTTGAGAAGGTTCCCGAGGAAGAGGAGGATGGTGGTGACGGTGAGGCCGAGGCTGAAGCTGCTTCTGCTGCACCTGCGGAACAAGGTGGTGCAGGTGATCAAGATGTTGCACCAATGGAAATGTGA
- the LOC108819232 gene encoding cyclin-A3-2, which yields MTEKEICVRMTRAAVKRKSIGTEDERFTKKRVVLGELPNLSNISVLSSFNQISKPAKSLGALSKLRKTAPVASAAVEFGSDIDSRSDDPRMCGPYVTDIYEYLRQMEVKPKQRPLPDYMEKVQKDVTPTMRGVLVDWLVEVAEEYKLLSETLHLTVSYIDRFLSLKTVNKKRLQLLGVSAMLIASKYEEISPPKVEDFCYITDNTFSTQDVVKMEADILLTLQFELGRPTINSFIRRFTRVAQEDFNVPHLQLEPLSCYLSELSILDYKAVKFLPSMLAASAVFLARFIIRPKQHPWNQMLEEYTKYKAADLQECVGIIHDLYLSRRGGALQAVRDKYKHHKFQCVATMPVSPVLPVTFWEDLAI from the exons ATGACTGAGAAGGAGATCTGTGTGAGGATGACGAGAGCCGCGGTGAAGAGAAAGTCTATTGGGACGGAGGATGAACGGTTCACCAAGAAGAGAGTGGTTCTCGGCGAGCTTCCCAATCTCTCCAACATCTCCGTCTTGTCCAGTTTCAATCAGATCTCCAAACCCGCCAAGAGTCTCGGAGCTCTATCGAAGCTGAGAAAGACGGCTCCTGTGGCTTCGGCTGCTGTAGAATTTGGATCTGACATTGATTCTCGATCTGATGATCCCAGGATGTGTGGTCCTTATGTCACCGACATCTACGAGTATCTCCGTCAAATGGAG GTGAAGCCAAAGCAAAGACCTTTACCTGATTACATGGAAAAGGTACAGAAAGATGTAACGCCAACCATGAGAGGTGTTTTGGTTGATTGGTTAGTCGAAGTTGCTGAGGAGTACAAGCTATTGTCCGAGACGCTCCATCTCACTGTCTCTTACATCGATAGATTCTTGTCCTTAAAGACTGTCAACAAGAAGAGGCTTCAGCTCTTGGGAGTTTCTGCTATGCTTATTGCCTC GAAGTATGAAGAGATAAGTCCTCCCAAAGTGGAAGATTTCTGTTACATCACTGATAATACATTTTCGACACAAGATGTGGTGAAGATGGAAGCAGATATACTTCTTACCCTTCAGTTTGAATTGGGAAGACCTACAATCAATTCTTTTATAAG ACGATTCACAAGGGTTGCACAAGAAGATTTCAAT GTGCCACACTTGCAGCTAGAGCCACTCTCTTGCTACTTATCAGAGTTGAGTATATTAGATTACAAAGCTGTGAAGTTTTTGCCATCTATGTTGGCTGCTTCTGCTGTCTTCCTTGCTCGATTCATCATCCGTCCAAAACAGCATCCTTGG AATCAGATGTTGGAAGAATACACAAAGTACAAAGCGGCTGATCTACAAGAATGTGTGGGAATCATACATGACTTGTATCTGAGCAGAAGAGGAGGTGCTTTACAAGCTGTAAGAGATAAATACAAGCACCACAAG TTCCAATGCGTTGCGACCATGCCTGTATCACCTGTCCTACCGGTTACCTTCTGGGAGGACCTTGCCATTTGA
- the LOC108822667 gene encoding cyclin-A3-4 isoform X3 produces MAENQNSTRMTRAAAKRKASATDENPVSKKRVVLGELPNISNVAAPLIPIQERETQKLKSTLIASKKKTKNAPTRDFESGSSDPQMCGPYVADICAYLREMEGKLKQRPLHDYIEKVQSDLTPNMRGVLMDWLVEVAEEYKLVSDTLYLTVSYVDRFLSVKTINRQRLQLVGVSAMLIASKYEEISPPKVEDFVYITDNTFTRQDVVSMEADILLALQFELGCPTIKTFLRRFTRVAQEDFSESRLQIEFLCCYLSELSLLDYSCVKFLPSLLAASAVFLARFIIRPKQHPWNQMLEEYTKYKASDLKEPVGIIHDLYLSRKGNSLEAVRNKYKQHKFKCVATMPVSPELPLAFFEDVIIREKA; encoded by the exons ATGGCGGAGAATCAGAACTCCACGAGGATGACCAGGGCGGCGGCGAAACGAAAGGCCTCCGCGACGGACGAAAACCCAGTTAGCAAGAAGAGAGTTGTTCTCGGAGAGCTTCCCAATATCTCCAATGTCGCTGCTCCACTCATACCCATCCAAGAAAGAGAGACCCAGAAGCTCAAATCAACTCTCATCGCctccaagaagaagactaagaATGCCCCGACCCGAGATTTCGAATCCGGATCTAGCGATCCTCAGATGTGTGGTCCTTACGTCGCTGACATCTGTGCCTATCTCCGCGAAATGGAG GGGAAGTTAAAGCAAAGACCTTTACATGACTACATTGAGAAGGTTCAGAGTGATTTGACTCCTAACATGAGAGGGGTTTTGATGGACTGGTTAGTGGAGGTTGCTGAGGAGTACAAACTTGTCTCCGACACGCTTTATCTCACTGTCTCTTATGTTGATCGGTTCTTGTCTGTAAAGACTATTAACAGGCAGAGGCTTCAGCTTGTTGGTGTTTCTGCAATGCTTATTGCGTC GAAATACGAAGAGATAAGTCCTCCTAAAGTGGAAGATTTTGTGTACATTACTGATAATACGTTTACGAGACAAGATGTGGTGTCCATGGAAGCAGATATACTTCTTGCTCTTCAGTTTGAGTTAGGATGTCCAACCATCAAAACATTCTTAAG ACGGTTCACAAGGGTCGCTCAAGAGGATTTCAGT GAGTCACGGTTGCAAATAGAGTTCCTCTGTTGCTATCTCTCAGAATTGAGTCTGTTGGATTATAGCTGTGTGAAGTTTCTGCCGTCTCTTTTGGCTGCTTCTGCTGTCTTTCTTGCCCGATTCATCATCCGTCCAAAACAACATCCTTGG AACCAAATGTTAGAAGAATACACAAAATACAAAGCGTCTGATCTAAAAGAACCTGTGGGAATCATACATGACTTGTATCTAAGCAGAAAGGGAAACAGTCTAGAAGCTGTTAGAAACAAATACAAGCAGCATAAG TTCAAGTGCGTTGCGACCATGCCTGTTTCACCTGAGCTACCTCTTGCTTTCTTTGAAGATGTTATAATCAGAGAAAAGGCTTAA
- the LOC108833963 gene encoding uncharacterized protein At4g02000-like, translated as MVNCKFCKRRRRLLNPARQKMVNLIRKMPRKWLKEGKVRGIALSQEKFQFIFKNEHDLVDVLDRGVHTFEEWVIVLERWVENPPADYLQYVPIWVQIRDIPVSCYTTAALTALGDLVGKKVLVAFDPTKPVTQDFIRVLVKFNVANPLRTSKVIEVKGKEVVIRYSYERVQKRCFTCQRLNHEKDLCPLSIRKRQDEAKSRRERVSAELEKQKKILIPGDALFGVLEEEQVGIDPATGRLKIANEIMDKMRRFLLADTGESYEVKVDKIKRSVKCRERLIISMFGSLDGGGSTLHY; from the coding sequence atGGTGAATTGCAAATTTTGTAAACGAAGGAGGAGACTTCTCAACCCTGCGAGGCAGAAGATGGTGAATCTCATCAGGAAGATGCCAAGGAAATGGCTAAAAGAAGGGAAGGTGAGGGGGATTGCGCTTTCTCAGGAGAAGTTTCAGTTCATTTTCAAAAATGAACATGACCTCGTCGATGTTTTGGACAGAGGAGTGCATACATTTGAGGAATGGGTCATTGTACTTGAACGTTGGGTTGAAAACCCTCCGGCGGATTATCTCCAATACGTTCCCATTTGGGTACAAATCCGAGACATTCCAGTAAGCTGTTACACGACAGCGGCATTAACGGCTTTGGGTGACTTGGTGGGGAAGAAAGTGCTTGTGGCATTTGACCCTACTAAACCTGTTACCCAAGACTTCATTAGGGTTTTGGTAAAATTCAATGTTGCGAACCCGCTACGCACTTCGAAGGTCATTGAAGTAAAAGGAAAAGAAGTGGTGATTCGTTACAGCTATGAAAGAGTTCAAAAGAGATGCTTCACTTGCCAGCGTCTCAACCACGAGAAGGACCTTTGTCCTTTGTCGATAAGGAAGAGACAAGATGAAGCTAAGTCACGCAGAGAAAGAGTTTCTGCTGAGTtggagaaacaaaagaaaatcttGATTCCAGGGGATGCTCTGTTTGGGGTTCTGGAGGAAGAGCAAGTGGGCATTGATCCAGCTACTGGGCGCTTGAAAATAGCCAATGAAATAATGGATAAGATGAGAAGGTTCCTGCTGGCTGATACAGGAGAATCTTATGAGGTCAAAGTGGACAAAATTAAGCGGTCTGTAAAGTGCAGAGAACGACTCATCATCTCAATGTTTGGCTCTTTGGATGGAGGAGGCTCCACGCTTCACTACTGA
- the LOC108822667 gene encoding cyclin-A3-4 isoform X1 produces the protein MAENQNSTRMTRAAAKRKASATDENPVSKKRVVLGELPNISNVAAPLIPIQERETQKLKSTLIASKKKTKNAPTRDFESGSSDPQMCGPYVADICAYLREMEVKQSTFGYCLLCNAERLMLLFQGKLKQRPLHDYIEKVQSDLTPNMRGVLMDWLVEVAEEYKLVSDTLYLTVSYVDRFLSVKTINRQRLQLVGVSAMLIASRKYEEISPPKVEDFVYITDNTFTRQDVVSMEADILLALQFELGCPTIKTFLRRFTRVAQEDFSESRLQIEFLCCYLSELSLLDYSCVKFLPSLLAASAVFLARFIIRPKQHPWNQMLEEYTKYKASDLKEPVGIIHDLYLSRKGNSLEAVRNKYKQHKFKCVATMPVSPELPLAFFEDVIIREKA, from the exons ATGGCGGAGAATCAGAACTCCACGAGGATGACCAGGGCGGCGGCGAAACGAAAGGCCTCCGCGACGGACGAAAACCCAGTTAGCAAGAAGAGAGTTGTTCTCGGAGAGCTTCCCAATATCTCCAATGTCGCTGCTCCACTCATACCCATCCAAGAAAGAGAGACCCAGAAGCTCAAATCAACTCTCATCGCctccaagaagaagactaagaATGCCCCGACCCGAGATTTCGAATCCGGATCTAGCGATCCTCAGATGTGTGGTCCTTACGTCGCTGACATCTGTGCCTATCTCCGCGAAATGGAGGTAAAACAATCAACATTTGGTTACTGTTTGTTATGTAATGCTGAAAGATTAATGCTTTTGTTTCAGGGGAAGTTAAAGCAAAGACCTTTACATGACTACATTGAGAAGGTTCAGAGTGATTTGACTCCTAACATGAGAGGGGTTTTGATGGACTGGTTAGTGGAGGTTGCTGAGGAGTACAAACTTGTCTCCGACACGCTTTATCTCACTGTCTCTTATGTTGATCGGTTCTTGTCTGTAAAGACTATTAACAGGCAGAGGCTTCAGCTTGTTGGTGTTTCTGCAATGCTTATTGCGTC TAGGAAATACGAAGAGATAAGTCCTCCTAAAGTGGAAGATTTTGTGTACATTACTGATAATACGTTTACGAGACAAGATGTGGTGTCCATGGAAGCAGATATACTTCTTGCTCTTCAGTTTGAGTTAGGATGTCCAACCATCAAAACATTCTTAAG ACGGTTCACAAGGGTCGCTCAAGAGGATTTCAGT GAGTCACGGTTGCAAATAGAGTTCCTCTGTTGCTATCTCTCAGAATTGAGTCTGTTGGATTATAGCTGTGTGAAGTTTCTGCCGTCTCTTTTGGCTGCTTCTGCTGTCTTTCTTGCCCGATTCATCATCCGTCCAAAACAACATCCTTGG AACCAAATGTTAGAAGAATACACAAAATACAAAGCGTCTGATCTAAAAGAACCTGTGGGAATCATACATGACTTGTATCTAAGCAGAAAGGGAAACAGTCTAGAAGCTGTTAGAAACAAATACAAGCAGCATAAG TTCAAGTGCGTTGCGACCATGCCTGTTTCACCTGAGCTACCTCTTGCTTTCTTTGAAGATGTTATAATCAGAGAAAAGGCTTAA
- the LOC108818785 gene encoding gamma carbonic anhydrase 2, mitochondrial → MGTLGRAIYTVGNWIRGTGQALDRVGSLLQGSHRLEEHLSRHRTLMSVFDKSPLVDKDAFVAPSASVIGDVQIGKGSSIWYGCVLRGDVNNISVGSGTNIQDNSLVHVAKTNLAGKELPTTIGDYVTIGHSAVIHGCTVEDEAFVGMGATLLDGVVVEKHAMVAAGSLVRENTRIPSGEVWGGNPAKFMRKLTDEEMAYISKSAENYINLAHIHAAENSKSFEEIEVERALRKKYARKDEDYDSMLGIVRETPAELILPDNVLPEKTTTRVPTTHY, encoded by the exons atgggaaCCTTGGGAAGAGCAATCTACACAGTGGGTAACTGGATCCGCGGGACTGGCCAAGCTCTTGATCGCGTCGGCTCTCTTCTCCAAGGGAGCCACCGCTTGGAAGAACACC TATCGAGGCATAGGACGTTGATGAGTGTGTTTGATAAATCTCCATTGGTGGATAAGGATGCGTTCGTGGCTCCGAGTGCTTCTGTTATTGGTGATGTTCAGATCGGGAAAGGCTCTTCTATTTGGTATGGCTGTGTTCTTCGAG GTGATGTGAATAACATCAGTGTTGGATCCGGGACGAATATCCAAGACAATTCTCTTGTACATGTTGCAAAAACCAACCTAGCTGGCAAGGAATTACCTACTACTATTGGCGACTATGTCACTATAG GTCATAGTGCTGTCATACATGGGTGTACTGTCGAGGATGAGGCTTTTGTTGGCATGGGAGCTACACTACTCGATGGTGTGGTTGTTGAGAAGCATGCCATGGTTGCTGCTGGCTCCCTTGTGAGAGAGAACACTCGAATCCCTTCCGGAGAG GTATGGGGAGGAAACCCAGCAAAGTTCATGAGAAAGTTAACAGATGAAGAGATGGCATATATCTCAAAGTCGGCTGAGAACTACATCAACCTCGCACATATTCACGCCGCGGAGAATTCAAAGTCATTTGAAGAGATCGAGGTTGAGAGAGCCCTTAGGAAGAAGTACGCACGCAAGGATGAGGATTACGATTCAATGCTTGGGATTGTCCGTGAAACTCCAGCCGAGTTGATTCTCCCCGACAATGTCTTACCGGAGAAAACAACCACCAGGGTTCCTACTACTCATTACTGA
- the LOC108819076 gene encoding WPP domain-containing protein 2 codes for MAETISTTVSPPHSESEGSTTTLPATTTTPDQTSDETSKAADLKKEDSSAAAETKPGGGGISLRIWPPTQKTRDAVLRRLIETLSTESILSKRYGTLSSDEASAVAKSIEEEAYGVASNAVSDDDDGIKILEVYSKEISKRMLETVKDRSAAATANKEAVEDVKTDDAATEVSKDDEAPESEKSEA; via the coding sequence ATGGCAGAAACAATCAGCACCACCGTCTCACCGCCGCATTCCGAATCCGAGGGCTCCACCACCACATTGCccgcaacaacaacaacgccAGATCAGACATCGGACGAAACCTCAAAAGCCGCAGATCTGAAGAAGGAAGACTCGTCCGCCGCGGCGGAGACGAAGCCAGGAGGAGGAGGCATCTCGCTCCGCATCTGGCCTCCGACGCAGAAAACTCGCGACGCCGTCTTGAGACGCCTGATCGAGACGCTATCCACCGAATCCATCCTCTCCAAGAGATACGGCACGCTCAGCTCCGACGAAGCCTCCGCCGTCGCTAAATCCATCGAGGAGGAAGCATACGGCGTCGCGTCGAACGCTGTGTCCGATGACGACGATGGGATCAAGATCCTCGAGGTTTACTCCAAGGAGATTAGCAAGAGGATGCTTGAGACGGTGAAGGATCGATCTGCGGCGGCCACCGCGAACAAGGAAGCGGTTGAGGATGTGAAGACCGATGATGCTGCGACGGAAGTTTCGAAGGACGATGAAGCTCCTGAGTCGGAGAAGAGTGAGGCGTAA
- the LOC108822666 gene encoding metal transporter Nramp2, with the protein MENDVKVEEKKLEEADRLLPPSDEESEYESEAAYESRDKIVIVDSESPDDDDPAAAAAAPPPFSWRKLWLFTGPGFLMSIAFLDPGNLEGDLQAGAIAGYSLLWLLMWATAMGLLIQMLSARVGVATGRHLAELCRDEYPNWARYVLWSMAEIALIGADIQEVIGSAIAIQILSRGVLPLWAGVVITASDCFLFLFLENYGVRKLEAMFAVLIATMGLSFAWMFGETKPSGKELMIGILLPRLSSKTIRQAVGVVGCVIMPHNVFLHSALVQSRKIDPKRKSRVQEALNYYLIESSVALFISFMINLFVTTVFAKGFYGTEKANNIGLVNAGQYLQEKFGGGLLPILYIWGIGLLAAGQSSTITGTYAGQFIMGGFLNLRLKKWMRAVITRSCAIVPTMIVAIVFNTSEASLDVLNEWLNVLQSVQIPFALLPLLTLVSKEEVMGDFKIGPILQRIAWTVAALVMIINGYLLLDFFVSEVNGFMFGVTVCVWTTAYVAFIVYLISHSNFFPSPWSSSSSIELPKRVTASNS; encoded by the exons ATGGAAAATGACGTCAAGGTCGAGGAGAAGAAACTGGAGGAAGCCGACCGTCTTCTCCCTCCCTCCGACGAAGAATCCGAATACGAATCCGAGGCCGCCTACGAATCTAGAGATAAGATCGTGATCGTCGATTCCGAATCCCCCGACGACGACGATCCCGCCGCCGCCGCAGCGGCACCACCTCCGTTCTCGTGGCGGAAACTATGGTTGTTCACAGGTCCAGGTTTCCTGATGAGCATAGCGTTCTTAGATCCAGGTAACCTAGAAGGAGATCTGCAAGCCGGTGCCATCGCTGGCTACTCTCTGCTTTGGCTCTTGATGTGGGCCACCGCCATGGGGTTGTTGATCCAGATGCTCTCCGCTAGAGTCGGTGTCGCCACAGGTCGGCATCTGGCTGAGCTCTGCCGCGACGAGTATCCGAACTGGGCTAGGTATGTGCTTTGGTCTATGGCGGAGATCGCTCTGATCGGAGCTGATATTCAGGAGGTTATCGGCAGTGCTATTGCGATTCAGATTCTTAGCCGTGGCGTCTTGCCTCTCTGGGCCGGTGTTGTCATTACGGCGTCGGATTG ttttttatttttgtttctagaGAATTATGGAGTGAGGAAGTTAGAAGCTATGTTTGCAGTTTTGATTGCAACTATGGGTTTGTCTTTCGCTTGGATGTTTGGTGAAACCAAGCCAAGTGGAAAAGAACTTATGATAG GTATTTTACTTCCGAGACTTAGCTCAAAGACAATTAGGCAAGCAGTAGGTGTTGTTGGCTGTGTCATAATGCCTCACAATGTCTTTTTGCATTCGGCTCTTGTACAGTCGAGGAAAATCGACCCAAAGAGGAAATCAAGGGTTCAAGAGGCGCTGAACTACTATCTGATCGAGTCTTCCGTCGCACTATTCATCTCTTTCATGATTAACTTGTTTGTGACTACCGTCTTTGCAAAAGGGTTTTACGGAACTGAGAAAGCTAATAACATTGGCTTAGTTAACGCTGGTCAGTATCTTCAAGAGAAGTTTGGAGGTGGGCTTCTCCCGATTCTTTATATCTGGGGGATCGGGTTGTTAGCAGCAGGACAAAGCAGTACGATAACTGGTACATATGCTGGACAGTTTATAATGGGAGGGTTTCTGAACCTCAGGCTTAAGAAATGGATGAGGGCAGTAATAACAAGAAGCTGTGCTATTGTGCCGACCATGATTGTCGCAATCGTGTTCAACACTTCTGAAGCTTCCTTGGATGTTTTGAATGAATGGCTCAATGTGCTTCAGTCTGTACAGATCCCTTTTGCTCTTCTCCCTCTTTTAACGTTGGTATCCAAAGAAGAAGTTATGGGAGACTTCAAGATTGGCCCTATTCTCCAG AGAATAGCATGGACAGTGGCTGCACTTGTAATGATCATCAATGGGTATCTTCTGTTGGATTTCTTTGTATCAGAAGTGAACGGGTTTATGTTTGGAGTTACGGTCTGCGTCTGGACAACTGCTTATGTTGCGTTCATAGTCTACCTCATTTCACACAGCAacttttttccttctccttggtcttcttcctcctccataGAACTTCCCAAAAGAGTGACAGCCTCAAATAGCTAG
- the LOC108822667 gene encoding cyclin-A3-4 isoform X2 codes for MAENQNSTRMTRAAAKRKASATDENPVSKKRVVLGELPNISNVAAPLIPIQERETQKLKSTLIASKKKTKNAPTRDFESGSSDPQMCGPYVADICAYLREMEGKLKQRPLHDYIEKVQSDLTPNMRGVLMDWLVEVAEEYKLVSDTLYLTVSYVDRFLSVKTINRQRLQLVGVSAMLIASRKYEEISPPKVEDFVYITDNTFTRQDVVSMEADILLALQFELGCPTIKTFLRRFTRVAQEDFSESRLQIEFLCCYLSELSLLDYSCVKFLPSLLAASAVFLARFIIRPKQHPWNQMLEEYTKYKASDLKEPVGIIHDLYLSRKGNSLEAVRNKYKQHKFKCVATMPVSPELPLAFFEDVIIREKA; via the exons ATGGCGGAGAATCAGAACTCCACGAGGATGACCAGGGCGGCGGCGAAACGAAAGGCCTCCGCGACGGACGAAAACCCAGTTAGCAAGAAGAGAGTTGTTCTCGGAGAGCTTCCCAATATCTCCAATGTCGCTGCTCCACTCATACCCATCCAAGAAAGAGAGACCCAGAAGCTCAAATCAACTCTCATCGCctccaagaagaagactaagaATGCCCCGACCCGAGATTTCGAATCCGGATCTAGCGATCCTCAGATGTGTGGTCCTTACGTCGCTGACATCTGTGCCTATCTCCGCGAAATGGAG GGGAAGTTAAAGCAAAGACCTTTACATGACTACATTGAGAAGGTTCAGAGTGATTTGACTCCTAACATGAGAGGGGTTTTGATGGACTGGTTAGTGGAGGTTGCTGAGGAGTACAAACTTGTCTCCGACACGCTTTATCTCACTGTCTCTTATGTTGATCGGTTCTTGTCTGTAAAGACTATTAACAGGCAGAGGCTTCAGCTTGTTGGTGTTTCTGCAATGCTTATTGCGTC TAGGAAATACGAAGAGATAAGTCCTCCTAAAGTGGAAGATTTTGTGTACATTACTGATAATACGTTTACGAGACAAGATGTGGTGTCCATGGAAGCAGATATACTTCTTGCTCTTCAGTTTGAGTTAGGATGTCCAACCATCAAAACATTCTTAAG ACGGTTCACAAGGGTCGCTCAAGAGGATTTCAGT GAGTCACGGTTGCAAATAGAGTTCCTCTGTTGCTATCTCTCAGAATTGAGTCTGTTGGATTATAGCTGTGTGAAGTTTCTGCCGTCTCTTTTGGCTGCTTCTGCTGTCTTTCTTGCCCGATTCATCATCCGTCCAAAACAACATCCTTGG AACCAAATGTTAGAAGAATACACAAAATACAAAGCGTCTGATCTAAAAGAACCTGTGGGAATCATACATGACTTGTATCTAAGCAGAAAGGGAAACAGTCTAGAAGCTGTTAGAAACAAATACAAGCAGCATAAG TTCAAGTGCGTTGCGACCATGCCTGTTTCACCTGAGCTACCTCTTGCTTTCTTTGAAGATGTTATAATCAGAGAAAAGGCTTAA